One genomic segment of Diceros bicornis minor isolate mBicDic1 chromosome 13, mDicBic1.mat.cur, whole genome shotgun sequence includes these proteins:
- the ORC1 gene encoding origin recognition complex subunit 1 produces the protein MAYYSTRLKTRQTYSWVGRPLLDQKLHYQTYKEMSVKIEGCSTEIHFQVGQFVLIEGDDDENPYVAKLVELFEDGSEPYSRKRARVQWFIRFCEVPVCKQHLLGRKPAAQEIFWYDYPACDSNINAETIIGPVQVVALAPDAVIPTDLKNEKTLFVKLSWNEKKFRPLSPELFAEFEKLQEGSPRCQKPVEAKTKSIESPSWTTAEHAVKRIESRHSTSKSRPTPTHPVTPRARKRLELGSSPRTPNTRISQQTSRASLDSPKRTKRKVAFSEITSPSKRSQPDGLQTPSPALKAPEKTTEIQRRSCAKDNKKASPERHVTLRTRVPALKTTVISEGRRLTPVRGGQSSSVVPSVILKPEIVKKREAKEPEAQDEAASTPRRTHRKSSLLTLNRIRQQLWFLGNSKSDQDDEEFLPAAEISDSSSEEEEASTPPLPRRTPSSVSRNLCSSTTSSLQTPSKTPKKTPESRMPYHATPRIRSRNMAAQEPTSVLEEARLRLHVSAVPESLPCREQEFQDIYNFVESKLLDRTGGCMYISGVPGTGKTATVHEVIRGLQQATQANDVPPFQYIEVNGMKLTEPHQVYVQILQKLTGQKATANHAAELLAKRFRTQGSSQETTVLLVDELDLLWTQKQDVMYNLFDWPTHKEARLVVLTIANTMDLPERIMMNRVSSRLGLTRMSFQPYTHSQLQQILVSRLKHLKAFEDDAIQLVARKVAALSGDARRCLDICRRATEICEFSHQKPGSPGLVTVAHLLDAVDEMFSSSYITAIKNSSVLEQSFLRAILAEFRRSGLEEATFQQVYSQHVALCRMEGLPYPTMSETMAVCSHLGSCRLLLVEPSRNDLLLRVRLNVSQDDVLYALKEE, from the exons ATGGCCTACTACTCTACAAGGCTGAAGACCAGACAAACCTATTCATGGGTTGGCAGGCCGTTGCTGGATCAAAAACTACACTACCAAACCTACAA AGAAATGAGTGTGAAAATAGAAGGTTGTTCAACTGAGATTCACTTCCAAGTTGGACAGTTCGTGTTGATTGAAGGGGATGATGATGAAAATCCATATGTTGCTAAATTGGTTGAGTTGTTTGAAGATG GTTCTGAACCTTATTCCAGGAAACGTGCTCGAGTACAGTGGTTTATCCGATTCTGTGAAGTCCCTGTCTGTAAACAGCATTTGCTGGGCCGGAAGCCTGCTGCCCAGGAGATATTCTGGTACGATTATCCTGCCTGTGACAGCAACATTAATGCCGAGACCATCATTGGCCCTGTGCAGGTAG TAGCTTTAGCCCCAGATGCAGTGATACCTACGGATCTGAAAAATGAGAAGACACTCTTTGTGAAActatcttggaatgagaaaaagtTCAGACCACTATCCCCAGAACTATTTGCAGAATTCGAAAAGCTACAAGAAGGCAGCCCTAGATGCCAGAAGCCCGTGGAAGCCAAGACTAAGAGCATAGAAAGCCCTTCTTGGACCACAGCAGAGCATGCGGTCAAAAGGATTGAATCGAGGCACTCCACCTCCAAATCTCGCCCAACGCCTACCCATCCTGTCACCCCAAGGGCAAGGAAGAGGCTGGAGCTCGGCA GTTCCCCTAGGACACCTAACACTAGGATTTCCCAGCAGACTTCACGGGCCTCGCTGGATTCTCCCAAAAGAACTAAACGGAAAGTGGCCTTCTCTGAAATCACCTCACCTTCTAAGAGGTCTCAGCCTGATGGACTTCAGACCCCGTCTCCAGCTCTGAAAGCCCCAGAGAAAACTACAGAGATTCAGCGACGCTCTTGTGCCAAGGATAACAAGAAAGCTTCACCTGAACGCCACGTGACCCTGAGAACCCGAGTCCCAGCTTTGAAAACCACAGTGATTAGTGAGGGAAGAAGACTTACCCCTGTCAGGGGGGGACAGAGCTCCTCGGTGGTGCCTTCTGTGATTCTGAAACCAGAAATCGTCAAAAAGAG GGAGGCCAAAGAACCGGAAGCTCAGGATGAAGCTGCCTCTACTCCCCGTCGTACCCACAGGAAGAGTTCCCTCTTGACTTTGAATCGGATTAGGCAGCAACTTTG GTTTTTAGGTAATAGTAAAAGTGACCAAGACGATGAAGAGtttctgccagcagcagagattTCAGACTCTAGCAGTGAGGAGGAAGAGGCTTCCACACCACCCCTTCCAAGGAGAACACCCAGTAGTGTGTCCAGGAACCTCTGTTCTTCCACGACGTCATCCCTACAGACCCCCTCCAAGACACCAAAGAAAACT CCTGAGTCTAGAATGCCATATCATGCCACTCCACGGATCCGTAGCCGCAACATGGCTGCCCAGGAGCCGACCAGTGTGTTGGAGGAGGCCCGGCTGAG GCTGCATGTTTCTGCGGTACCTGAGTCTCTTCCCTGTCGGGAACAAGAATTCCAAGACATCTACAACTTTGTGGAAAGCAAACTCCTTGACCGGACTGGAGG GTGCATGTACATCTCCGGGGTCCCTGGGACAGGGAAGACTGCTACTGTGCACGAGGTGATACGTGGCCTGCAGCAGGCCACCCAAGCAAACGATGTTCCTCCCTTTCAATACATTGAGGTCAATGGCATGAAGCTGACAGAGCCCCACCAAGTCTATGTGCAAATCTTGCAG AAGCTAACAGGCCAAAAGGCAACAGCTAACCATGCAGCAGAACTGCTAGCAAAGCGATTCCGCACCCAAGGGTCCTCTCAGGAAACCACTGTGCTGCTTGTGGATGAG CTCGACCTTCTGTGGACTCAGAAACAAGACGTAATGTACAATCTCTTTGACTGGCCCACTCACAAGGAGGCCCGGCTTGTGGTCTTGACGATTGCCAACACTATGGACCTGCCAGAGCGCATCATGATGAACCGGGTGTCAAGCCGACTG GGTCTTACCAGGATGTCCTTCCAGCCCTATACTCACAGCCAACTGCAACAGATCCTAGTGTCACGACTCAAACATTTAAAGGCCTTTGAGGATGATGCCATCCAGTTGGTAGCCAGGAAG GTAGCAGCCCTCTCTGGAGATGCACGACGCTGCCTGGACATTTGTAGACGTGCCACAGAGATCTGTGAGTTCTCCCACCAGAAGCCCGGCTCCCCTGGCCTGGTCACTGTAGCCCACTTACTGGACGCAGTAGATGAGATGTTTTCATCGTCGTACATCACTGCCATCAA aaattCCTCCGTTCTGGAACAGAGCTTCCTAAGAGCCATCCTTGCAGAGTTCCGTCGATCAGGACTGGAGGAAGCAACATTTCAACAG GTGTACAGTCAACACGTGGCACTGTGCAGGATGGAGGGACTCCCGTACCCCACCATGTCAGAGACCATGGCCGTGTGCTCTCACCTGGGCTCCTGCCGCCTCCTCCTCGTGGAGCCCAGCAGGAACGACCTGCTCCTTCGTGTGCGGCTCAACGTCAGCCAGGATGATGTGCTCTATGCTCTAAAAGAAGAGTGA